In one Corallococcus sp. EGB genomic region, the following are encoded:
- a CDS encoding TerC/Alx family metal homeostasis membrane protein, with protein MQSTPSWAWVVFWALLLALLVVDLLAHRGGRGQSRRAAILWSLAWVGLGLAFCGFVWVTLGSDKGHEYLAAWLIEKSLSLDNVFVFLVIFRSLSVPQRYQHEVLFLGIFGALVFRALFIFVGAAALQRWGWVSYVFGAILLVTAWRVLREDPSKQEDSRVVGWLAERLPVADQVEGPRFLVKHRGRRMATPLLVALVGLEVTDILFAVDSVPAAFSVTTDTFILYSSNAFAILGLRALYLVIAGAVGQLKYLHYGLAGVLAFAGAKMVAETWVHLPPLLSVAIIVVMIGAAVGASLAHRRSVRQVEA; from the coding sequence ATGCAAAGCACCCCTTCCTGGGCCTGGGTTGTCTTCTGGGCGCTGCTCCTGGCGCTGCTGGTGGTGGACCTGCTGGCGCACCGGGGCGGGCGGGGGCAGTCGCGCCGCGCGGCCATCCTGTGGAGCCTGGCGTGGGTGGGGCTGGGGCTGGCCTTCTGCGGCTTCGTGTGGGTGACGCTGGGCAGCGACAAGGGCCACGAGTACCTGGCGGCGTGGCTCATCGAGAAGAGCCTCAGCCTGGACAACGTCTTCGTCTTCCTCGTCATCTTCAGGAGCCTGAGCGTGCCCCAGCGCTACCAGCACGAGGTGCTCTTCCTGGGCATCTTCGGCGCGCTGGTGTTCCGGGCCCTGTTCATCTTCGTGGGCGCGGCGGCGCTGCAGCGCTGGGGCTGGGTGTCCTACGTCTTCGGCGCCATCCTGCTCGTCACCGCGTGGCGCGTGCTGCGCGAGGACCCGTCGAAGCAGGAGGACAGCCGCGTCGTGGGGTGGCTGGCGGAGCGGCTGCCGGTGGCGGACCAGGTGGAGGGGCCCCGCTTCCTGGTGAAGCACCGCGGCCGCAGGATGGCCACGCCGCTGCTGGTGGCGCTGGTGGGCCTGGAGGTGACGGACATCCTGTTCGCGGTGGACTCGGTGCCGGCGGCGTTCTCCGTCACCACCGACACGTTCATCCTCTACAGCTCCAACGCCTTCGCCATCCTGGGGCTGCGCGCGCTGTACCTGGTCATCGCCGGGGCGGTGGGGCAGCTGAAGTACCTGCACTACGGGCTGGCCGGGGTGCTGGCGTTCGCGGGCGCGAAGATGGTGGCGGAGACCTGGGTGCACCTCCCGCCGCTGCTCTCCGTGGCCATCATCGTGGTGATGATTGGCGCGGCGGTGGGCGCGAGCCTCGCCCACCGGCGCTCCGTGCGTCAGGTGGAGGCCTGA